The DNA window CAACTTTGCATTCCAAAGAAACTTATTATGTCCTATTAACAGTTGATTAATTACAAGacacacaagaagaaaaaatagaattcaatTATTATCTATAGCTAGCTCATGTAAGTAAGATTTAAAAGGACTGGATCAGAGAGGACACTGAAAAAATTATGGAGTCCATAGATGAGTGTGACACTGTGACATTAATTTGATCAATGACACGTTTGGCCGCGATATTTGGTACTTGAAAAGCACTTTCTTATGGCTCTAATAGTGTATGGCTAATAATACAACACACCACTCAGTAAAGGCCTAAACAGAGTATAGAGGGACTGTGGTCACATGCACTTGTTACCTACTCCTGAGTTCTGATCTTTTAACacatttttcaaattaaataaaaaactaatgcaCTTCCACTTAAGAAATTCACTTAATTTAAAGGGTAATTACACCTgcatattttggaaaagaagacaaggaaaaaaatccaaaacaaatttaAGCTAATAGGTAAAAATACCTGTCTCTATTGTCCCACTATCTCTATCATTCATGTCAAATGACTAGAACTGAAAGCTACCTTATGACATTACCCTTAACTTATTGTTTATTACCTTAATAAGCGATGTTTATAACGGGAAGGACAAAAGCACCATTTTATCATATATGTTATGAGCAATTAAGATTGCAACATCAGTAGCAAAACCATATATAAACCATACAACAAAGGCCTGATGCTGCAACATACTAAGAGTATAGACCCACTGCACATTTACATAATCAAATACCAAAAGTAAAAGTACCATTACCTAACTATctcaatcaaaattttgaattcatcatGGTTCCTGCTTCCTAACAATAGCTTAATAATCAACTTCTTTCTGTAATAGGCTACTACCTATAACTCCAATAATTGAAAGAAGTTAATTGGCATTATAAACATTTGCAGGCAGTGCTGAATTATGAACAATTGTGAACAATCAATTATGCGGCAGGTGACTAGGGTACCTCATCAAAATCATGAAACAAAGCCAGtaagaataatttaaaagagtatGATTGTGTGTTCAACAATCATATTTATGGTAACAATGCCCTTATGGTAGTCATAAATCATAAtgctatttatatttaatatttactgTTATACGCTTCATTTTTAGCTgcatattcttttttctttatctatGTGGGAGCACCTAATTAGATGTTAGTGTAAAAGTATCTTTTTAGGCTTAGCATAGCAATTAAACTCTAAATGTGTGTGTGCTTACGTGCATGCATAGATTGTAGAATATGAAGCCAAAAAATAATGGACTCCATTGCAAGATGTGAGTGCTGCATGCTCATCTAATTGCTTTGAAGACACTTCAAAATCAGAACAAAAAGCTTTTCATTAAAAGGTAAAATCAGGAGAGAATTACAAGGCATCATCAAGTCACAGATGTAATTTACGTTTTGATTCAAGGTTCAGAAATAAGTAAACAAATGTTCAAAGTTAACTGCAGCCAGCTACCCTTTATTGATATGAAAAGCTTACACGTTCTTTAATGGTAGAACATTATGCAAAGACTATTCTGATAATTTCCATTGACAGAAACAGAAAAGTTGACCGGATAATAATGTCATCTCATGGTAGCACCAACCTGGTCACATGCAAAGAAAAGTAATCAATGATAGTAACTTGAACCCAAACAAATGCATAAAATGTTGTACTAAACAATCCTGTGCACactaaaaagggtaaaaacGGACATTATTGAGCATCTTCAAACAGTTAGAGTGAATGCAGAACGTTTAATATAAACACCAGAGCTATACAAGAAAAGGAAATATATAGTCCTaacaataaagaaataaaaaatgtggAACCCAGCATGAATTAATGGTTATAATGCAGTGTGAATGAAGAGTATTTTTCCTCGTCTTCAAGGAAGAATTCATCAAGGCTGTGTTTGGTAACTAAAATAGGACACAAATATAAAGATTGAGAGATAGAAAAAATGTGTTCCCTTCGTACTCAGTTTTTAGGACAGAAAATAAAGGAAGTTTGTGCACTACAGAATACTATTTTGTACATGTCTCTAGCATCAAACACATTTTTGTTTCTCTCTCCTGCTCTGTCTCAATACCAAACGCAGCCCAAGTGTGCAAATTGGTTGCATATATTGAAATTATATCCAAACTCAAGACATAAAAACTGCTGAAGAGTCAAGCCAAACACAACCTATATAAAAATTACTTCCAACACAGGTGGGACAACAGGTGTATCTTTAAAAAGTTATAACGATATGGAATATATTATGATATTTAAGATCTCAATTTTCTCCAAACAGTGTTTATTCTTTTGAACAGTTAATCCTGTGACAAAATCGGCCCCATAAACTGAAACTGTTCCTGCAAATGAACATACATGTGATGCTGGACCTGAATAGAAACATAGTTACATAACCTCACTAAGATATGACAATATTAATGCACTCAAGCTTTAAGATATGGCAGCAGAATTCAATTACTGCTGtatgtttttcttgttttggtcATGCTAAAAGAATATCATGCCATGACCCATGAGAATGATGTTACCCCCCTTACCCTATATCAGAAAGGCAACTGATACCCACTGCTTTCGTCTTCCATTGGAGTATAACCCCTTGTAGTCACAGACTTCCTCAGGTCTCTTCCAACATGGCCAGTCATATTTAACacctaaaaatattattttctgaTAGAATGTTGAAAGGAGTTTCTGAAATTACCCTTAGAAAACCTAAAGGTATCAATACTCTCTACTTATTTGTAGTTAAGAATTTGTCACATGTCCCACTATCTCagagttatattttattatttacttttagaCCTATTAAACTTGTTATGAAATCACAACCATTAAATACAAATGGGATACAGCACCTTTACGAAGACATGGGTAtcgaataaaatattttctccaAAAAACTCGTCCGAATCTTCCCAAAATTGCAGTTTTGTTATTTCCCTGTTATAGTAACCTGGATTGCTTTGTCTAATTTCTCACTCCATCTTAACAATTCTTCCCATCATACAAATTCTGAAGTGTCTAAATTACATTCTCAACAACACACTTCCATTTGATTTCTTGAAGGCACATagatcattcattcattcatggtgtcaaatgcaatatttaaaaaaaaaaatgaatccaATTCTTGCAGGTTGTAGCCCACCTTCTTTACCCACATTTGTCCAGGAAATGAGAATTCTTAATTATTTCTGTGCACAAAATTGGTTGCCTAACTTTGGCAGACCTCTAAGTAAACATGCCAAAATCCCAAGTCTATCACCCCAATGCCAGGCCACATAATGGTACTCTTGAGATCTTGCAGACCATAGCTCTTTGGTTTGATTACTAAGTAATGCAGCTATCCATGAAAGGGCACACCTACCATTATTCAAAATTCCCAAAGAAAGATACACATAAGGCACTAGCAGCACTCTAGAGCAATTTAAGAATAGACAAGGAATAGATTGGAACTTTTGGATATTATTCATTAACAGCTTCCAAGTCGATTTTCAACATACTAATCTTCAATCCGTACTTAAAAACCTACGAAAGAGTGGAAGATTTGAAAAATGGTCCTTGTTCTTTCCTAAAAATTAGTGTCATCAGCAGATAACAAATGAGAGCCTACAATTCATTCTAAGCCCAAGTTCACACCTTCGATAGTCTTATTCGCAACTGCTCTACAAAGTAAGTAACTAAGTCCaaagaagagaataaaaatGAGGATAAAGGATCTCCTTTGCCTAGCCCTCACACCCTTGACCACGAAACCGACATTTCACTCAACATAATAATGAAAAAGTCCTGGCTGAGAGAGGGTCTACAATCCAACTTCTCCTCCAAGAATCAACCACCTTTTTCATGTAAAACCTTGTTCAAGAAACCCCCAAGTAATCTGGTCATAAGTTTTATCAAAGTCCAATTTACATAATAGACTTTGTCTTTTCCTTTGCTTTAAGTCATGCACCTCTTTATTTGCTACCAAAATAGCATCCAGAATTTGTCTACCAAAGGCATTCTGATTTTGAGAAATAGTATCTCAGGACAACCCAATCaaacagataaataaatatttgcaATGATTTGATATACGAATCAGTGGCACAACTGATGGGCTTACAATCTATAATGCTAACAGATCAATCTTTGTAAGTCCTAGTAAACAATCAGAAAAAAGTAGAGCTAAACATTAACCACAATTTCCACAATTAAGGAATTCTGCGAACACCTTCAAAGGGTATACTGTTTTCCTCTTCTTGAAAAGTGTCTCTCTCTGAAAGAGAAACCTTCTCCTAATACAGCTTAAAGTTTAAACTGCTCACCATTTGCAGAACATCTAATACAGTATTGTGCTATAATAAAGTCATAAAGATTCATTAAATAATGAGCTCTCTTCCTAATATACACCACCTATCATATGAAACAGTCTTCATATATAACACCCAATGAACACTAAGATTCAATAACAAGGTAAATAAGCCATTTAAGAATATGATAAAAAAGGGACTACAACTTGCTTCCACAGAAGCATGACGGACTCAAAAGTTAAAAACTCCTACTGGAAGGAAGGTCCAAAGATGCATAATTTCTTCCCCATCCTACCACAGAAAGCTACAATATAATCAATCTCGTCTTGAAAAATGTAATTTCAACTAAAAACCTACACAAGCAACCATCCAAGCACTACAAAAAAGTAAACCTTCAATTCTGGTCATTAGCTCACGTGAGTTCACGCGAGATCAAACGCATTTATGCTACTCTTTCAATTCATTCAAGCTATGCATGCCCGAAAGCAATGAACAATGAAAAATGAACAACCAATTAATCATCATAAACACAAAATCAAGGTGTTTTTAAACACCCAATCCCCTAAGTTCCGGTGATCAGAGCAAGTAACAACAATCGAGAGATGCCAAAACACAATCGGGAAATTCCACCTTCCCATTATTCAAATCACACAGATTCCACATAcccaaataaaaaagggggCAACGGTAAGAACACCTATTTCTGATATCCACCGCCGATGGCATCCATGTCCTCCTCGATTGTGGTGTTAAGGTAAACCGGAGGGAAGTCAGACGGCGAGAAaatcttctctttcttcatcttctcgaGTTCTGGCTTGCGGAGGACGGTGCGGCGGATAGGGGGACGGTTGCGGCGCTGGTCGCGGCTGTAGTACTTGATGTCGTACACTGTCTCCGGCAAGGAGGTTGGGACACAGGCCTTCTCCCTTGTGGTGGCGGGACAGAAGACACGGTACTCGAGGGCG is part of the Arachis duranensis cultivar V14167 chromosome 1, aradu.V14167.gnm2.J7QH, whole genome shotgun sequence genome and encodes:
- the LOC107468695 gene encoding uncharacterized protein LOC107468695 yields the protein MAKPASSSSLFQTLKRYIKKPWEITGPCADPEYKSALPGALEYRVFCPATTREKACVPTSLPETVYDIKYYSRDQRRNRPPIRRTVLRKPELEKMKKEKIFSPSDFPPVYLNTTIEEDMDAIGGGYQK